A genomic region of Stenotrophomonas sp. NA06056 contains the following coding sequences:
- a CDS encoding serine hydrolase domain-containing protein, with the protein MIISLLPFAAVSANQDQANDQTRRFIRQTMQEQRIPGLQIAVVKDGQVVLSETYGLANVENGVVATRSTRFPLNSATKSFTGVALAQLAQDGQVDLDAQVSQYLDDLPVSWRAVRVRQLLAHTSGLPDILDANGLLGGGSEQQAWQAVSALPVEAAAGERFQYNQTNYVLLARIIAQQSGMAYERFLATRQFSTARMARTMFGDSYDLVPDAATMYSYLPRATDAKDAAPRLSHWFYDMPPSLWAGGGILTTADDTARWLAALQDGRLLEQRAMQRMWTAERLNDGSAGDWAAGWPVFNTAPDLQVGGMGGARSAFIVYPERGLAIVVLTNLVGANPQQFIPRIAGFYSATR; encoded by the coding sequence ATGATCATCAGCCTGCTGCCCTTCGCCGCCGTTTCCGCCAACCAGGACCAGGCCAACGACCAGACCCGCCGTTTCATCCGCCAGACCATGCAGGAACAGCGCATCCCCGGCCTGCAGATCGCCGTGGTCAAGGATGGCCAGGTGGTGCTGTCGGAAACCTACGGCCTGGCCAACGTCGAGAACGGTGTGGTCGCCACCCGCAGCACGCGGTTCCCGCTCAACTCGGCCACCAAATCCTTCACCGGCGTTGCGCTGGCGCAGCTGGCACAGGACGGGCAGGTGGATCTGGATGCACAGGTCTCGCAGTATCTGGACGACCTGCCGGTGAGCTGGCGCGCGGTACGCGTGCGACAGCTGCTTGCCCACACCTCCGGCCTGCCCGACATCCTCGATGCAAACGGACTGTTGGGCGGTGGTTCGGAACAGCAGGCATGGCAGGCCGTCAGTGCGCTGCCGGTAGAGGCCGCAGCGGGCGAGCGCTTCCAGTACAACCAGACCAATTACGTGCTGCTGGCGCGGATCATCGCGCAGCAATCCGGCATGGCCTACGAACGTTTCCTGGCCACTCGCCAGTTCTCCACCGCGCGCATGGCACGCACCATGTTCGGCGACAGCTACGACCTGGTCCCGGATGCGGCAACGATGTACAGCTACCTGCCACGCGCTACCGATGCAAAGGATGCGGCGCCGCGGCTGTCGCACTGGTTCTACGACATGCCACCCAGCCTGTGGGCCGGAGGCGGCATCCTCACCACCGCCGATGACACCGCGCGCTGGCTGGCGGCCTTGCAGGATGGGCGCCTGCTGGAGCAGCGCGCGATGCAGCGCATGTGGACGGCCGAGCGCCTCAACGATGGCAGCGCCGGTGACTGGGCCGCAGGCTGGCCGGTGTTCAACACCGCCCCCGACCTGCAGGTGGGTGGCATGGGGGGCGCGCGCTCGGCCTTCATCGTCTATCCCGAGCGCGGCCTTGCCATTGTCGTGCTGACCAATCTGGTGGGCGCCAATCCGCAGCAGTTCATCCCACGCATCGCCGGCTTCTATTCCGCCACGCGCTAA
- a CDS encoding M56 family metallopeptidase, producing MDTSMLIPMLERLGWTSLQTVLLVTLVYLLCRTLPALSAATRCRLWWLVSLQAVVGLVWSQPLQLAWLPAPDAVAMTTVDLAADVIHPMAPEVSAQLLANTPMGDAGGTPVAWWALALAALWMSGVLLMALRTFSEWRRCRALLAASYPCEDQALVQALQLAADAHGLRRAPRLWMSDQVDAPQLVGPFRPVLLLPAGMNALQGDALDLALTHELQHLQRRDLQWGLLPALAQHLFFFHPLLRLAVREYAQAREEAVDAAVVGQHGASRHAYGRLLLQLGVAPQPHLGVASAAPSTTSLKRRLLSLQSHRACPRLLAIGLTLVVLAVAVAPMRLVAAPVPPAPPAPPRAMPAPPLPPAAPSAPAAPPAAPVPAEPADWAEPAEPEEPADVDEYEEQDTSTHSHTGTTIVTHGQLDLGTRPQQAFVLVDHGQAFANAGMDDVMQARSRIGDGPALWFRQGDKRYVVRDPMLIQSLQRAYAGAADLGRQQSELGRQQSALGRQQGQLGREQGELGRLQGEEAREIALAAARAARSAINDRDINREAAAEAARATRGAVDDAAIARQAAAEAQRASQVARNQALQSARSREMSRLASQQAALGSQQAVLGSKQAALGERQARLQVQAAKQAEQVIARALASGKAERL from the coding sequence ATGGATACCTCGATGTTGATTCCGATGCTGGAGCGGCTGGGCTGGACCAGCCTGCAGACCGTGCTGCTGGTGACGCTGGTGTACCTGCTGTGCCGCACGTTGCCGGCACTGTCGGCGGCCACCCGCTGCCGCTTGTGGTGGCTGGTGTCGCTGCAGGCGGTGGTCGGCCTGGTGTGGAGCCAGCCGCTGCAGCTGGCCTGGTTGCCCGCGCCCGATGCGGTGGCGATGACGACCGTGGATCTTGCCGCGGACGTGATCCATCCGATGGCACCGGAGGTATCGGCGCAGCTGCTGGCGAACACGCCGATGGGCGATGCCGGCGGCACGCCGGTGGCCTGGTGGGCACTGGCACTGGCCGCGCTGTGGATGTCCGGCGTACTGCTGATGGCGTTGCGTACCTTCAGCGAATGGCGCCGTTGCCGCGCGCTGCTGGCTGCGTCGTATCCGTGCGAGGACCAGGCGCTGGTGCAGGCGCTGCAGCTGGCCGCGGATGCGCACGGCCTGCGCCGCGCGCCGCGCCTGTGGATGAGCGACCAGGTTGATGCGCCGCAGCTGGTCGGGCCGTTCCGCCCGGTGCTGCTGCTGCCGGCGGGAATGAACGCGCTGCAGGGCGATGCGCTGGATCTGGCGCTGACCCACGAACTGCAGCATCTGCAGCGGCGTGACCTGCAGTGGGGATTGCTGCCGGCCCTGGCCCAGCACCTGTTCTTCTTCCATCCGTTGCTGCGCCTGGCCGTGCGCGAATATGCCCAGGCCCGCGAGGAAGCCGTGGATGCGGCCGTGGTCGGCCAGCATGGTGCCAGCCGCCATGCCTATGGCCGCCTGTTGCTGCAGCTGGGTGTGGCGCCGCAGCCGCACCTTGGCGTTGCCAGCGCAGCGCCCAGCACCACCAGCCTCAAGCGCCGCCTGCTCTCGCTGCAGTCGCACCGGGCGTGCCCGCGCCTGCTGGCCATCGGCCTGACCCTGGTTGTGTTGGCCGTGGCTGTGGCGCCGATGCGCCTGGTGGCCGCTCCGGTCCCGCCCGCGCCGCCGGCGCCGCCGCGCGCCATGCCTGCACCGCCGCTGCCGCCCGCAGCGCCCTCGGCACCGGCAGCGCCGCCTGCCGCACCGGTACCTGCAGAGCCTGCCGACTGGGCCGAGCCAGCGGAGCCCGAAGAACCTGCCGACGTTGACGAGTACGAGGAGCAGGACACGAGCACCCATTCGCACACCGGGACCACCATCGTGACTCACGGTCAGCTGGACCTGGGCACCCGGCCGCAGCAGGCCTTCGTGCTGGTCGATCATGGCCAGGCCTTCGCCAATGCCGGCATGGACGATGTAATGCAGGCCCGCAGTCGCATTGGCGACGGCCCGGCGCTGTGGTTCCGCCAAGGTGACAAGCGCTACGTGGTACGTGATCCGATGCTGATCCAGTCGTTGCAGCGTGCCTATGCCGGTGCGGCAGATCTTGGCCGCCAGCAGAGTGAACTGGGGCGCCAGCAGAGTGCGTTGGGGCGCCAGCAGGGCCAGCTCGGCCGCGAGCAGGGCGAGCTGGGCAGGCTGCAGGGTGAAGAGGCGCGTGAGATCGCCCTCGCCGCCGCACGCGCTGCACGCAGTGCCATCAATGATCGCGACATCAACCGTGAAGCGGCAGCCGAAGCGGCGCGGGCCACCCGTGGCGCGGTGGATGATGCGGCGATTGCACGGCAGGCGGCGGCTGAAGCGCAGCGGGCGTCACAGGTTGCCCGCAACCAGGCGCTGCAGTCCGCGCGCAGCCGCGAAATGAGCCGTCTCGCCAGTCAGCAGGCCGCGCTGGGAAGCCAGCAGGCCGTGCTGGGCAGCAAGCAGGCGGCACTGGGCGAGCGCCAGGCGCGGCTGCAGGTGCAGGCAGCGAAGCAGGCCGAGCAGGTGATCGCGCGTGCGCTGGCCAGCGGCAAGGCCGAGCGACTCTGA
- a CDS encoding BlaI/MecI/CopY family transcriptional regulator, translated as MRGKTIGDQELALLQYVDEQAPASVGEVASGYGEPRGLARSTVLTMMERLRAKGYLQRRQQQGVYRYQPTRGPESVLQGAVAQFVDNTLQGSVSPFVAYLSQRQKVSDNELAELEALVAELQSRRQED; from the coding sequence ATGCGTGGCAAGACCATCGGGGACCAGGAACTGGCCCTGCTGCAGTATGTGGATGAGCAGGCACCGGCCAGCGTCGGCGAGGTCGCCAGCGGCTATGGCGAACCGCGCGGACTGGCCCGGTCCACCGTGTTGACGATGATGGAACGCCTGCGCGCCAAGGGTTACCTGCAGCGCCGGCAGCAGCAGGGCGTCTATCGTTACCAGCCCACCCGCGGCCCGGAGAGCGTGCTGCAGGGCGCTGTCGCCCAGTTCGTCGACAACACCCTGCAGGGTTCGGTCTCGCCGTTCGTGGCGTACCTGTCGCAGCGGCAGAAGGTCAGCGACAACGAACTGGCCGAACTGGAAGCGCTGGTGGCCGAACTGCAATCGCGTCGCCAGGAGGACTGA